The following are encoded in a window of Candidatus Rokuibacteriota bacterium genomic DNA:
- the aroF gene encoding 3-deoxy-7-phosphoheptulonate synthase: MIIILKSGVGDAEIDDVCRRVTEMGYAPHIIRGEFKTIVAAVGEERGRPDLRLLEAVETVESVMPVQQPFKLASREVRQEPTEVRVNGVVIGGKAVVVMAGPCSVESEAQVLEVADRVKESGAKILRGGAFKPRTSPYAFQGLKEQGLKYLAEARKRTGLPVVTEVLETESVEMVAQYTDILQIGARNIQNFTLLRRVGEMGKPVLLKRGMATSIQEFLLSAEYILAAGNPNVILCERGIRTFETSTRFTLDLNAVPVLKKLSHLPVFVDPSHGTGHWDLVAPMAKGAVACGADGLIIEVHPKPEEALSDGPQSLKPAKFAQLMRELRPVAEAVGRSL, translated from the coding sequence GTGATCATTATCCTGAAGTCGGGTGTCGGAGACGCGGAGATCGACGACGTCTGCCGTCGCGTGACCGAGATGGGCTACGCGCCGCACATCATTCGCGGCGAGTTCAAGACCATTGTCGCGGCGGTCGGAGAAGAGCGGGGGCGGCCCGATCTCCGCCTGCTCGAGGCGGTCGAGACGGTCGAGTCGGTCATGCCCGTCCAGCAGCCTTTCAAGCTCGCGAGCCGTGAAGTCCGGCAGGAGCCCACCGAGGTACGGGTCAACGGCGTGGTCATCGGCGGCAAGGCCGTCGTCGTCATGGCCGGGCCGTGCTCGGTCGAGTCGGAGGCCCAGGTGCTCGAAGTCGCCGACCGCGTCAAGGAGTCGGGCGCGAAGATCCTCCGCGGCGGCGCGTTCAAGCCGCGGACCTCGCCGTACGCGTTCCAGGGGCTCAAGGAGCAGGGGCTCAAGTACCTGGCGGAGGCGCGCAAGCGTACGGGGCTGCCGGTCGTGACCGAGGTGCTCGAGACGGAGAGCGTCGAGATGGTGGCCCAGTACACGGACATCCTGCAGATCGGCGCGCGCAACATCCAGAACTTCACGCTGCTGCGGCGGGTAGGGGAGATGGGCAAGCCGGTCCTGCTCAAGCGCGGCATGGCGACCAGCATCCAGGAGTTCCTGCTCTCGGCCGAGTACATCCTGGCCGCGGGCAACCCGAACGTCATCTTGTGCGAGCGCGGCATCCGCACGTTCGAGACCTCGACGCGCTTCACGCTCGATCTGAACGCGGTGCCGGTGCTGAAGAAGCTCTCCCACCTGCCGGTCTTCGTGGATCCGTCGCACGGCACGGGGCACTGGGACCTGGTCGCGCCGATGGCCAAGGGGGCGGTCGCCTGCGGCGCCGACGGGCTCATCATTGAGGTGCATCCGAAGCCCGAGGAGGCGCTCTCCGACGGGCCGCAGTCCCTCAAGCCCGCGAAGTTCGCCCAGCTCATGCGCGAGCTTCGTCCCGTCGCGGAGGCCGTCGGGCGCAGCTTGTAG
- the ccoS gene encoding cbb3-type cytochrome oxidase assembly protein CcoS, with the protein MFILLPLALVFAAAALGVFIWAALSGQYDDVHTPAVRILYDDESAGHDDEPPGPSRQSP; encoded by the coding sequence ATGTTCATCCTCCTGCCGCTGGCACTGGTCTTCGCCGCCGCCGCCCTGGGCGTCTTCATCTGGGCGGCGTTGTCCGGCCAGTATGACGACGTCCACACTCCGGCCGTGCGCATCCTCTACGATGACGAGTCGGCGGGGCATGACGACGAGCCGCCGGGGCCATCCCGGCAGAGTCCGTGA
- the ccoG gene encoding cytochrome c oxidase accessory protein CcoG, with protein sequence MPAPPPLPSATKERVLPTLNLDGTRRWMRPKLFEGRFLRRRRALAWALIGLFTVLPYLRMGGKPVILLDVVNRRFILFGATFLPTDTMLLMLLLVGLFIGIFLLTAIYGRVWCGWACPQTVYMEFLYRPIERLIEGGPRAQRDLDGRRLAPRRLVKYAVFGALSMFLAHTFLAYFVGVEALRHWITRSPFEHPAAFLVMAGTTALMFLDFGWFREQVCVVACPYGRFQSALLDRRSLIVGYDFRRGEPRGRLARRAGNGPGAPPLALGDCIDCGACVVTCPTGIDIRDGLQMECIHCTQCMDACDSIMERIGRPRGLIRYSSSDELGGAPRRILRPRVVLYPILLIAVWGMLGWALAHRASADVTVLRGLGSPFTLLPSGDVSNQIRVKIVNRADGDRRYLIELADGEGLHFIAPDNPLAVAAGHAATATVFVTAPRAAFHGGAREIRFRVGDGAGFAASVPYRLLGPEETRP encoded by the coding sequence ATGCCCGCGCCGCCACCGCTGCCCTCAGCGACCAAGGAGCGCGTCCTTCCCACGCTCAACCTGGACGGCACGCGACGCTGGATGCGCCCCAAGCTCTTCGAGGGGCGTTTCCTTCGGCGCCGGCGGGCGCTCGCTTGGGCGCTCATCGGGCTCTTCACCGTCCTGCCGTATCTCAGGATGGGCGGCAAGCCCGTCATCCTGCTCGACGTCGTCAATCGGCGCTTCATCCTCTTCGGGGCCACGTTCCTGCCGACGGACACGATGCTGCTGATGCTCCTCCTCGTGGGCCTCTTCATCGGCATCTTCCTCCTGACGGCGATCTACGGCCGCGTCTGGTGCGGCTGGGCCTGTCCCCAAACGGTCTACATGGAGTTTCTCTACCGCCCCATCGAGCGGCTCATCGAGGGCGGCCCGCGCGCGCAGCGCGACCTCGACGGCCGGCGGCTCGCGCCGCGGCGACTCGTCAAGTACGCGGTCTTCGGCGCCCTCAGCATGTTCCTCGCCCATACCTTCCTCGCGTACTTCGTGGGCGTCGAGGCGCTCCGTCACTGGATCACGCGCTCGCCCTTCGAGCACCCGGCCGCCTTCCTCGTGATGGCGGGCACCACCGCGCTGATGTTCCTCGACTTCGGCTGGTTCCGCGAGCAGGTCTGCGTCGTGGCGTGCCCGTACGGGCGCTTCCAGTCAGCATTGCTCGACCGGCGCTCGCTCATCGTCGGCTACGACTTCCGCCGCGGCGAGCCGCGCGGGCGCCTCGCGCGCCGTGCGGGCAACGGCCCCGGCGCTCCGCCGCTGGCCTTGGGCGACTGCATCGACTGCGGCGCGTGCGTGGTCACGTGCCCGACGGGCATCGACATCCGCGACGGGTTGCAGATGGAGTGCATCCACTGCACGCAGTGCATGGACGCGTGCGACTCGATCATGGAGCGGATCGGCCGGCCGCGCGGGCTGATCCGCTACAGCTCGAGCGACGAGCTGGGCGGGGCGCCGCGGCGCATCCTCCGGCCGCGCGTCGTCCTCTACCCGATCTTATTGATCGCGGTCTGGGGGATGCTCGGCTGGGCGCTCGCGCACCGGGCGAGCGCCGACGTGACGGTCCTGCGCGGGCTCGGCAGCCCGTTCACGCTCCTGCCGTCGGGCGACGTGTCGAACCAGATCCGGGTCAAGATCGTCAACCGCGCCGACGGCGATCGCCGCTACCTGATCGAGCTCGCCGACGGCGAGGGTCTCCACTTCATCGCGCCCGACAACCCGCTCGCCGTTGCGGCCGGGCACGCGGCCACGGCGACGGTCTTCGTGACCGCGCCGCGCGCGGCGTTCCACGGCGGCGCGCGCGAGATCCGCTTCCGGGTCGGGGACGGCGCCGGCTTTGCCGCCTCTGTGCCGTACCGCCTGCTCGGACCCGAGGAGACGCGGCCGTGA
- a CDS encoding heavy metal translocating P-type ATPase, whose product MSIAEGAVAPPRAAFAQCAHCGLGVPPGLVDGGAPRQFCCHGCRAVYAVIHEHGLDRYYALRDSTDAAPAPANPTGRSYGEFDDPGFQARACWRTADGLAATELYLEGVHCAACVWLVERLPGLVPGVLEVRLDLPRSRALVRWDPRAVLLSAAARQLDALGYRAHPSRGLEARALRRQEDRRMLARIGLAGAVAANVMAIAFALYGGAFHGMEPEYASLFRWTSLAITVPSVIWGGGVFFRGAWAALRMRTLHMDLPISIGLLAGFLHGAVNTLRGAGDVYFDSVTALIFLLLAGRYVQRRQQRAAADSAELLAALAPSAARVIEARGVREVPLEALLPGARVEVRAGDVVPADGVIASGRSALDLSLLSGESRPMGAGPGDRVHAGTVNLSSRLEVLVEQTGEDTRIGRLMKLVEEYGRRRAPIVELADRIAGHFVAAVLVLAALTFALWARVDAGRAVDHAVALLIVTCPCALGLATPLALSAAIGQAARAGFLIKGADVIEKLTRPGRMWLDKTGTLTAGRAALLAWWGDAAARPLAAAAEAHSSHPLARALVAALGPAPDLPVTITETHGGGIEGEVAGRAVVLGSPDFVGARVGFVPPEFAGHARDLSEGGLTPVLVAVDGAVVAAAGFGDPLRGDAGPALARVSNHGWRVGILSGDDHVVVAAVGTRLGLDPEDCRGGVSPEAKLRAVRDGAAAGSVVMVGDGVNDAAALAAATVGIAVHGGAEAALAAADVFITRPGVARVADLLDGAARAMKTVRRNLVLSLCYNAVGVALAMAGLITPVVAAVLMPLSSITVIASSYRARSFTRAGEPSCR is encoded by the coding sequence ATGAGCATCGCTGAAGGCGCGGTCGCCCCGCCGCGCGCCGCCTTCGCCCAGTGCGCCCACTGCGGGCTGGGTGTACCGCCCGGCCTGGTGGACGGGGGCGCGCCGCGACAGTTCTGCTGCCACGGCTGCCGCGCCGTGTACGCGGTGATCCACGAGCACGGTCTCGACCGCTACTACGCGCTCCGCGACTCGACGGACGCCGCGCCCGCACCGGCGAACCCGACCGGCAGGTCGTACGGCGAATTCGACGACCCCGGCTTTCAGGCCCGCGCCTGCTGGCGCACTGCCGACGGTCTCGCAGCGACGGAGCTCTACCTCGAGGGCGTCCACTGCGCGGCCTGCGTCTGGCTCGTGGAGCGTCTGCCGGGCCTCGTGCCCGGGGTGCTGGAGGTCCGCCTCGACCTGCCGCGCTCCCGCGCGCTCGTGCGCTGGGACCCGCGGGCCGTGCTGCTGTCCGCCGCCGCGCGGCAGCTCGACGCGCTGGGATACCGCGCTCACCCGAGCCGCGGCCTCGAGGCGCGGGCGCTCCGCCGGCAAGAGGACCGGAGGATGCTGGCGCGGATCGGGCTGGCGGGCGCTGTCGCGGCCAACGTCATGGCCATCGCCTTCGCGCTGTACGGCGGCGCCTTCCACGGCATGGAGCCCGAGTACGCCTCGCTCTTCCGCTGGACGAGCCTCGCGATCACGGTGCCGTCCGTCATCTGGGGCGGCGGCGTCTTTTTCCGCGGCGCCTGGGCCGCGCTCCGGATGCGGACGCTGCACATGGATCTGCCCATCAGCATCGGGCTCCTGGCAGGGTTTCTCCACGGCGCCGTCAACACGCTCCGCGGGGCGGGGGACGTCTACTTCGACTCGGTGACGGCGCTGATCTTCCTGCTCCTGGCCGGCCGCTACGTCCAGCGTCGCCAGCAGCGCGCCGCCGCGGACTCGGCAGAGCTCCTGGCCGCGCTCGCTCCGAGCGCCGCGCGGGTCATCGAGGCGCGCGGCGTTCGGGAGGTGCCGCTCGAGGCGCTCCTGCCGGGCGCGCGCGTCGAAGTGCGGGCGGGCGACGTCGTGCCCGCCGACGGCGTCATCGCGTCCGGCCGCTCGGCCCTCGACCTCTCGCTGCTCTCGGGCGAATCGCGCCCGATGGGCGCCGGACCCGGCGACCGGGTGCACGCGGGCACGGTCAATCTCTCCTCCCGCCTCGAGGTTCTGGTGGAGCAGACCGGTGAGGACACGCGCATCGGCCGGCTGATGAAGCTCGTCGAGGAGTATGGGCGGCGCCGCGCGCCCATCGTGGAGCTCGCCGACCGCATCGCCGGACATTTTGTCGCCGCCGTGCTGGTCCTGGCGGCGCTGACGTTCGCGCTCTGGGCGCGCGTGGACGCGGGGCGGGCGGTGGACCACGCCGTCGCCCTCCTGATCGTCACGTGTCCCTGCGCGCTCGGCCTGGCGACGCCGCTGGCGCTCAGCGCGGCCATCGGGCAGGCGGCCCGCGCGGGCTTCCTGATCAAGGGCGCCGACGTGATCGAGAAGCTGACACGGCCCGGCCGTATGTGGCTCGACAAGACCGGCACGCTCACGGCCGGGCGCGCCGCGCTGCTCGCCTGGTGGGGCGACGCGGCGGCCAGGCCGCTCGCGGCCGCCGCCGAGGCCCACTCGTCACACCCGCTGGCACGCGCGCTCGTGGCCGCCCTGGGCCCGGCGCCCGACCTGCCCGTGACGATCACCGAGACGCACGGCGGCGGCATCGAGGGAGAGGTGGCGGGCCGCGCCGTGGTCTTGGGCTCGCCCGATTTCGTGGGGGCGCGCGTCGGCTTCGTACCGCCCGAGTTCGCGGGTCATGCGCGCGATCTCTCCGAAGGCGGGCTCACGCCGGTGCTGGTGGCCGTGGACGGCGCCGTGGTCGCGGCGGCCGGCTTCGGCGACCCGCTGCGCGGGGACGCGGGGCCCGCGCTCGCCCGCGTGAGCAACCACGGCTGGCGCGTCGGCATCCTCTCGGGCGACGACCACGTGGTGGTCGCGGCCGTCGGGACCCGCCTGGGCCTCGATCCGGAGGACTGCCGGGGCGGGGTCTCGCCGGAGGCCAAGCTCCGCGCGGTGCGGGACGGGGCGGCCGCCGGATCGGTCGTCATGGTCGGCGACGGCGTCAATGACGCCGCGGCGCTCGCGGCGGCCACGGTCGGCATCGCCGTGCACGGCGGCGCCGAGGCCGCGCTGGCCGCTGCGGACGTGTTCATCACGCGGCCGGGTGTCGCGCGCGTGGCGGACCTGCTCGACGGGGCGGCGCGCGCCATGAAAACGGTGCGCCGCAACCTCGTCCTCTCCCTCTGCTACAACGCGGTCGGCGTGGCGCTCGCCATGGCGGGTCTGATCACTCCGGTCGTCGCCGCCGTGCTGATGCCGCTGTCCTCCATCACGGTGATCGCCAGCTCCTACCGGGCGAGAAGCTTCACGCGCGCTGGGGAGCCATCGTGTCGGTGA
- a CDS encoding sulfite exporter TauE/SafE family protein → MTTLALTVLGASLVGSLHCAGMCGGFVAFYTGAAGRRPGLGHAAYNLGRFAAYATLGALAGTLGAALDLAAAPAGIQRGAAVLAGVLIALWGTRTLLETAGVRVARLEPPAALRGAVARGVAAVAAQPPVTRALVIGLLTGLLPCGWLYAFIVTAAGTGDPLRGAGLMAVFWLGTLPVMAGLGVAVQALAGGFRRWMPAVCAVAMIVVGLLAVAGRARAPERHAIQHSETGAPHEHR, encoded by the coding sequence GTGACAACCCTCGCCCTGACCGTGCTCGGGGCGAGCCTCGTGGGCAGCCTTCACTGCGCCGGCATGTGCGGCGGCTTCGTCGCCTTCTACACGGGCGCCGCCGGTCGCCGCCCGGGGCTCGGCCACGCCGCGTACAACCTCGGCCGTTTCGCCGCGTACGCGACCCTGGGCGCGCTGGCGGGCACGCTCGGCGCGGCCCTCGACCTGGCCGCGGCGCCCGCGGGGATCCAGCGGGGCGCGGCGGTGCTGGCCGGGGTCCTGATCGCGCTGTGGGGGACGCGGACGCTCCTCGAGACGGCCGGAGTGCGCGTGGCGCGGCTCGAGCCTCCGGCCGCGCTCCGCGGCGCCGTCGCCCGTGGTGTGGCGGCGGTCGCCGCCCAGCCCCCCGTGACGCGCGCTCTCGTGATCGGTCTTCTGACCGGCCTCCTGCCGTGCGGCTGGCTCTACGCGTTTATCGTCACGGCGGCGGGCACGGGCGATCCGCTTCGCGGCGCGGGACTGATGGCCGTGTTCTGGCTGGGCACCCTGCCGGTGATGGCGGGGCTCGGTGTGGCCGTCCAGGCCCTGGCGGGTGGGTTCCGCCGCTGGATGCCGGCCGTCTGCGCCGTCGCCATGATCGTGGTCGGGCTCCTCGCCGTCGCGGGGCGCGCGAGGGCTCCGGAGAGACACGCGATCCAGCACTCGGAGACGGGAGCGCCGCATGAGCATCGCTGA
- a CDS encoding cbb3-type cytochrome c oxidase N-terminal domain-containing protein, which yields MSDADRDRLLPHAQDGIEEYDNPLPGWWVWIFWVTIAFSLGYWAYYQLGPGPSVVAVYEAEMRAAAERQPKAVASAVTDASLAALEKDAAAMAKAKGIFATRCAPCHGDRGQGIVGPNLTDEYWLHGGRLTEFYETISEGVPEKGMVPWKTQLSPAEIAAMAAYVGTLRGTHPPNPKPPEGQKAAADGSPTR from the coding sequence ATGAGTGACGCCGACCGCGACCGGCTGCTGCCGCACGCCCAGGACGGCATCGAGGAGTATGACAACCCGCTGCCCGGCTGGTGGGTGTGGATCTTCTGGGTGACTATCGCGTTCTCGCTCGGGTACTGGGCCTACTACCAGCTGGGGCCGGGGCCGTCGGTGGTCGCCGTCTACGAGGCCGAGATGAGGGCGGCGGCCGAGCGGCAGCCCAAGGCGGTGGCCAGTGCGGTCACGGACGCTTCGCTGGCGGCGCTCGAGAAGGACGCGGCCGCGATGGCCAAGGCGAAGGGGATCTTCGCCACCCGGTGCGCGCCGTGCCATGGCGATCGCGGCCAGGGCATCGTCGGGCCCAACCTCACGGACGAATACTGGCTGCACGGCGGGCGGCTGACCGAGTTCTACGAGACGATCAGCGAGGGTGTGCCCGAGAAGGGCATGGTGCCCTGGAAGACCCAGCTCTCGCCCGCTGAAATCGCCGCCATGGCCGCCTACGTTGGAACGCTGCGGGGCACGCATCCGCCCAACCCCAAGCCGCCGGAGGGCCAGAAGGCCGCCGCGGACGGCTCACCGACCCGTTGA
- a CDS encoding NAD(P)/FAD-dependent oxidoreductase — translation MAGRDYDAIIVGASFAGLAVARRLTGRVLLLDRNEVGAVQTSACGTPLWVPQALGVADSVLQVHDKLTVRAPTRTVTYDLSAVPFCTFDYKRFCEGLLEQTRARFLRASVTGVEDGAVLTSDGRFTAPVIVDCSGWRGALVNSGSAATPARGDFSFGLETRTALEDEGLSFWLDGSLIPRGLGWIFPVGKGSLIGLGSYVGLSKLKPALERFLRDRGTVATTYHGTYFPNRLFRPTVGRLFAVGDAAGQCLPLTAEGIRPALYFGVECGRIIQQIFEGRVGLSDGLERYRTLVDSYRRAYRILRLAQWAAEHVPTHLFAALTGLAARHPVLPRWWPRYGWFGRFDPDPSPVA, via the coding sequence ATGGCTGGCCGGGACTACGACGCCATCATAGTGGGTGCCAGCTTTGCCGGCTTGGCGGTGGCGCGCCGGCTCACCGGGCGCGTCCTCCTCCTCGACCGCAACGAGGTCGGCGCGGTACAGACCTCGGCCTGCGGCACGCCGCTCTGGGTTCCCCAGGCGCTCGGCGTCGCCGACAGCGTGCTCCAGGTCCACGACAAGCTCACCGTGCGGGCCCCGACGCGCACGGTCACCTACGACCTCTCGGCGGTGCCTTTCTGCACGTTCGACTACAAGCGCTTCTGCGAGGGGCTCCTCGAGCAGACGCGGGCGCGTTTCCTCAGGGCCTCGGTGACGGGGGTCGAGGACGGCGCGGTGCTGACGAGCGACGGGCGCTTCACGGCGCCGGTGATCGTGGACTGCTCGGGCTGGCGGGGCGCCCTCGTCAACAGCGGCAGCGCAGCGACGCCGGCCCGCGGCGACTTCTCGTTCGGGCTCGAGACGCGGACCGCGCTCGAAGACGAGGGGCTGTCCTTCTGGCTCGACGGCAGCCTGATTCCGCGCGGGCTCGGCTGGATCTTCCCCGTTGGCAAGGGCAGCCTCATCGGGCTCGGCTCCTACGTGGGGCTGTCCAAGCTCAAGCCGGCCCTCGAGCGCTTCCTGCGCGACCGCGGCACGGTGGCGACCACCTACCACGGCACGTACTTCCCGAACCGCCTCTTCCGCCCGACCGTGGGGCGGCTCTTTGCCGTCGGCGACGCGGCCGGGCAGTGTCTGCCTCTCACGGCCGAGGGCATCAGGCCGGCGCTCTACTTCGGGGTCGAGTGCGGGCGCATCATCCAGCAGATCTTCGAGGGCCGCGTGGGTCTCAGCGACGGGCTCGAGCGCTACCGCACGCTCGTGGACAGCTATCGCCGCGCCTACCGCATCCTGCGGCTGGCGCAGTGGGCGGCCGAGCACGTCCCGACCCACTTGTTCGCCGCCCTCACGGGGTTGGCCGCGCGCCACCCGGTGCTGCCGCGCTGGTGGCCGCGCTACGGCTGGTTCGGGCGCTTCGATCCCGACCCGTCGCCGGTGGCGTGA
- a CDS encoding energy transducer TonB — MRGVWEWCLKYLPEDRTNRYLVVTVIVSVLFHILIGVGLIVGGDIEQRKIIAKRGEAILVDIAPDKPKETAPLGNPSRPVGPNAPEPPRQAAPPTPPAPKAASAPPAPAAPRVAEAPKAAPKAPPAAPKSADPGPAPKATPPTPVPDQSQSAKAAPQPPAAQPQPLAPAADPRVASAPPQPPPAAAMFRRGGGGGLKGGRGGIEGEPIPLDTPEPKFQDYFNQVRERIKSKWIYPPEAASRGIEGELQIEFGIAKSGELQFIEKRRSSGTEILDDYAMRAVQLASPFPPVPDAISKGGLPINGSFRYHILGSGLINNYLR, encoded by the coding sequence ATGCGCGGCGTGTGGGAGTGGTGTCTGAAATACTTGCCCGAGGACCGGACCAACCGGTATCTGGTTGTCACGGTCATCGTATCGGTGCTCTTCCACATCCTCATCGGCGTGGGGCTGATCGTGGGCGGCGACATCGAGCAGCGGAAGATTATCGCCAAGCGCGGCGAGGCGATCCTCGTGGACATTGCACCCGACAAGCCGAAAGAGACGGCCCCGCTCGGCAATCCCTCGCGGCCGGTCGGCCCCAACGCGCCCGAGCCGCCGCGACAGGCCGCGCCTCCAACGCCGCCTGCTCCCAAGGCCGCGTCGGCTCCGCCAGCGCCCGCGGCTCCCAGAGTCGCGGAAGCTCCCAAGGCCGCGCCCAAAGCGCCGCCCGCGGCGCCCAAGTCCGCCGATCCCGGCCCCGCGCCCAAGGCGACTCCGCCGACCCCCGTTCCCGACCAAAGTCAGAGCGCGAAGGCGGCGCCACAACCGCCCGCGGCGCAGCCTCAGCCTCTCGCGCCGGCCGCCGATCCGCGCGTCGCCTCGGCGCCGCCGCAGCCTCCGCCCGCGGCGGCGATGTTCCGCCGGGGAGGGGGAGGAGGGCTCAAGGGCGGCCGGGGAGGCATCGAGGGCGAGCCAATCCCGCTCGACACGCCGGAGCCGAAGTTCCAGGACTACTTCAACCAGGTCCGCGAGCGGATCAAGAGCAAGTGGATCTACCCGCCCGAGGCAGCCAGCCGCGGTATCGAGGGCGAGCTGCAGATCGAGTTCGGCATCGCGAAGAGCGGGGAGCTTCAGTTCATCGAGAAGCGTCGCTCCTCCGGCACCGAGATCCTCGACGACTATGCCATGCGCGCCGTCCAGCTGGCCTCGCCCTTCCCGCCCGTGCCGGACGCGATCTCCAAGGGCGGCCTGCCCATCAACGGCAGCTTCCGCTACCACATCCTCGGCTCCGGCCTCATCAACAACTATCTCCGTTGA
- the aroF gene encoding 3-deoxy-7-phosphoheptulonate synthase translates to MIIVLKPGSSDADIEDVSRRVRDMGFKTHLSRGDVRTIVGVVGDDRAKEQLLALQSLDCVESVVRILQPFKLASREAHPDATQFKVHGVPIGGTQLVVMAGPCSVESRPQLMAIAEGVKAGGAQVLRGGAFKPRTSPYAFQGLEEEGLKLLSEASKATGLPVVTEVMEPDKVDVVAQHADILQIGARNVQNFSLLKRVAECGKPVLLKRGMSTSIQEWLLSAEYVLAGGNPNVILCERGIRTFETSTRYTLDLNAIPVVKKLSHLPVLVDPSHGTGHWEYVSAMAKAGLAAGADGLIIEVHNNPAEALSDGPQSLKPDRFAKLMAELRPLAQVLGRSL, encoded by the coding sequence ATGATCATCGTGCTGAAGCCGGGATCGAGCGACGCGGACATCGAGGACGTGTCGCGCCGCGTGCGGGACATGGGCTTCAAGACCCATCTCTCACGCGGGGACGTCCGCACCATCGTCGGCGTGGTCGGCGACGACCGCGCCAAGGAGCAGCTGCTCGCGCTGCAGTCGCTCGACTGCGTGGAGAGCGTGGTGCGGATCCTACAGCCTTTCAAGCTGGCGAGCCGCGAGGCGCACCCCGACGCGACCCAGTTCAAGGTCCACGGCGTGCCCATCGGCGGCACGCAGCTGGTCGTCATGGCCGGGCCCTGCTCCGTCGAGTCGCGGCCGCAGCTCATGGCCATCGCCGAAGGCGTCAAGGCGGGCGGCGCCCAGGTTCTCCGCGGCGGGGCGTTCAAGCCGCGGACCTCGCCCTACGCCTTCCAGGGGCTCGAGGAGGAGGGGCTGAAGCTCCTGAGCGAGGCGAGCAAGGCGACCGGCCTGCCCGTCGTGACGGAGGTCATGGAGCCCGACAAGGTGGACGTGGTGGCGCAGCACGCCGACATTCTCCAGATCGGCGCGCGCAACGTGCAGAACTTCTCGCTCCTCAAGCGCGTCGCCGAGTGCGGCAAGCCCGTGCTGTTGAAGCGCGGCATGTCGACCTCGATCCAGGAGTGGCTGCTCTCGGCCGAGTACGTGCTGGCCGGCGGCAACCCCAACGTCATTCTCTGCGAGCGCGGCATCCGGACCTTCGAGACCTCGACACGCTACACGCTCGATCTCAACGCCATCCCCGTGGTCAAGAAGCTCTCTCATCTCCCGGTGCTGGTGGATCCCTCGCATGGTACAGGCCACTGGGAGTACGTGTCCGCCATGGCCAAGGCGGGCTTGGCCGCCGGGGCCGACGGGCTCATCATCGAGGTGCACAACAATCCGGCCGAAGCGCTCTCGGATGGGCCGCAGTCGCTCAAGCCGGACCGCTTCGCCAAGCTGATGGCCGAACTTCGGCCGTTGGCCCAGGTGCTGGGGAGGTCGCTGTGA
- a CDS encoding FixH family protein: MRSRGWYWPVGLAALLVGSAGANIALVVITSRDASFAVEPNYYAKALAWDETMAQQARNEALGWSLGLSVEPTGERGGMTVAARLTDGAGAPLPGARIAIEALHNARASRVLTAVLEPRGLGYVAAMPLERPGLWEFRMRVTRGPDVFTATLMRDVPEAR; encoded by the coding sequence GTGAGGAGCCGCGGCTGGTACTGGCCGGTGGGCCTGGCGGCGCTCCTCGTCGGCTCCGCGGGAGCCAACATCGCGCTTGTCGTCATCACCTCGCGCGACGCCTCCTTCGCGGTCGAGCCCAACTACTACGCGAAGGCGCTCGCCTGGGACGAGACCATGGCCCAGCAGGCGCGCAACGAGGCGCTCGGCTGGTCGCTCGGGCTCAGTGTCGAGCCGACAGGAGAGCGCGGCGGGATGACGGTGGCCGCGCGCCTCACCGATGGCGCGGGCGCGCCGCTCCCGGGCGCGCGCATCGCGATCGAGGCGCTGCACAACGCGCGAGCGAGCCGGGTGCTGACGGCGGTCCTCGAGCCTCGGGGTCTGGGCTACGTGGCGGCGATGCCGCTCGAGCGGCCGGGTCTCTGGGAATTCCGCATGCGCGTCACGCGCGGCCCGGACGTCTTCACCGCGACCCTCATGCGCGACGTGCCGGAGGCCCGGTGA
- a CDS encoding TVP38/TMEM64 family protein — protein MCAFFAWIVWTDAPAYRFCYRLFHDNQYMKEKLVEWGAAAPVIFILIQSLQVVLAPVPGEVTGILGGFVFGQWLGLIYSTIGLTGGSLLAFALGRWLGDAYVRHLVSEETWNKLGFIVEAEGTILCFIIYLIPGLPKDIACYLFGLSPMPFWVFAVVSTLGRIPGTWVLSAQGAKTATGHYIEVALLTAAVAALAVPAYYYRHRIMAWFEGRTQDDEAQDGENAKDQDGKQGKKRRKHRRRRGAGS, from the coding sequence GTGTGCGCGTTCTTCGCGTGGATCGTCTGGACGGACGCGCCCGCCTACCGCTTCTGCTACCGCCTGTTCCACGACAACCAGTACATGAAGGAGAAGCTGGTTGAGTGGGGAGCGGCGGCGCCCGTCATCTTCATCCTGATCCAGTCCTTGCAGGTCGTCCTCGCGCCCGTCCCCGGCGAGGTGACCGGCATTCTCGGCGGTTTCGTCTTCGGTCAGTGGCTGGGGCTCATCTACTCGACGATCGGGCTCACGGGGGGCTCGCTCCTGGCGTTCGCGCTCGGCCGGTGGCTGGGCGACGCCTACGTGAGGCACCTCGTCAGCGAGGAGACCTGGAACAAGCTCGGGTTCATTGTGGAGGCTGAGGGCACGATTCTCTGCTTCATCATCTACCTCATCCCGGGGCTGCCCAAGGACATCGCCTGCTATCTCTTCGGGCTGTCTCCCATGCCCTTCTGGGTCTTCGCCGTGGTCTCGACGCTCGGCCGCATCCCCGGCACCTGGGTCCTGTCGGCCCAGGGGGCCAAGACCGCCACGGGGCACTATATAGAGGTAGCCCTCCTGACGGCCGCCGTCGCCGCTCTCGCCGTGCCGGCCTACTATTATCGCCACCGCATCATGGCGTGGTTCGAGGGGCGGACCCAGGATGACGAGGCGCAGGACGGGGAGAACGCGAAGGATCAGGACGGCAAGCAGGGCAAGAAGCGGCGCAAGCACCGTCGGCGGCGCGGAGCGGGCTCCTGA